Proteins from a genomic interval of Diospyros lotus cultivar Yz01 chromosome 6, ASM1463336v1, whole genome shotgun sequence:
- the LOC127803849 gene encoding protein RST1 isoform X3, with protein sequence MDSSYSSLLERTRHPQPSLQRFAVISIFEKLRSVPPTLGCDSGPERDVISQCLRSTSPAVVDQSVRELCRLVKDSKFDLSRGLLELQSALEGCDSRFVDVFVKGIGFLVRHGFQKNSSSFRFYSSETHPFVKVLSCRREVQPELAQQVLLFMAQNKQLGIVKVCNFLRPFLNFSIIRLPFSGSLSTFMNDLISSMASMCCSFPLEAMPVLKFLAGSLKYFPGKNSDEFSNISYSVECILGVYVVVLTHLVGMRSQLVHEAQLCGVELVETVVSLSPDCHKCYGGVQPIVEVIKRVVHAQKELGLSYIPELSTVTLSLFTTLLQSELEHEQLSILKLLHFLLKWKNENGHVAAINLREELLFIFPVINLVSSPSKSIKQEASDILSMLESPLVNLLVASKKKMHMPGKFPSISRPETIIFRLLQYLWTQDKPWLPSFYFLNFAFNDGSNAKNMLSVPKTWMSVLREHALSIVERRKSSLPISRSQETFLAEMPVLLSAIASILVMHGTMGSSAVDFLAVVGIMDPKLGVPLLLAILFYNNIFSGKYKDINFHNMLIKLMGILPSLASHSAMIPLIIQTILPMLQKDAKPVLYATATRLLCKTWDINDRVFGTLQGVLHPQGFTKFMSERSICVSMAASVRDVCRKNPDRGVDLILSVSACIESQDPVVQALGFQSLSHLCEADAIDFYTAWAVICQHVLNSSKDPHVAYSTCLLLRWGAMDANAYPEASRTVLQILWGVGTSGHHGQESVWAKARVAAFDALTHYEVLEIQKSIPDFKKKNMELFTSETDPEVLRAMEAFEVKIMTYEHTTRRRFVKEKRVAGSKIEKLLEVFPRAIFASGNVDGARKLPGAALFCLSLAPKEVIKGYQNVQGLQEVHAKYENALVEISMSLHLSRNILIALLSLQSWKPFMQRWLRACAIFLDGKAPSTVADKTSKAANGILKIIRRLAEESIPRSAENIALAIGALCEVLPPSAHAVKSTASKFLHEWLFQFEHEHRQWSAAISLGLVSSCLHVTDHRQKFHNIKALIEVASCSKSTLVKGACGVGLGFFCQDLLMKVEVSDDSELEKESYKMQEVDYLGKIVRALCQMICQFSPLSDLLESLSTNFPLASDDTDSYIAYESLDKNYDDMEEDIWGVAGLVLGLVSTVGALYRAGAYEVVRKIKAFIISQIPYSNPLPDNCFSSGSLDVMLSVGSCLALPYLVAFCQRVELMHDNELNHLMSIFRELISELVSVKKSGIFHQSLLMASSVGAGNTLACILNEGVHPLEAELVKDLLALFQKAYTNPHPPLIHFGGMLGVVNALGAGAGTYVHNYPKTTLHTTYNQRESLLIIGPLLSSPVLEPQLTSLIQAMFLVTQNTDDHQLQEYAAWAFSFLRYSLWSREFQNVESHSTSDAADQKLAAKKYPEDGVVMELSLWLMHLNYPGTGTFSLIYTVAAVLRSLSQAPRLPALEWGAIIRRCMKYEGQTAEGELTPKRGILREECLHFSLAHAIQFNQLLSFLDELSDLSRFRTLELNLQSWIFSHLADLIKIFSGSRLDKLFDDVAKFLSSLLLENICHVEQKSLLRVSCWKGLSFCMDETSPDTQEYVSKMENCLEVLFSSLPLLQSAALLGMEQMHSVEWCEAIRCLAKARQGWLYEFLQVSEGNLLDGDGDLSEIVKKIQARARLVQIGSFSLSELGKLKAYILNTGTDVVWNVLVEVVNALQHVEGSIKRQWLVDAVEISCVTNYPSTALRFLGLLCGSWSKYMPLLIVDQHTVLGDLPVTLSSLLSDSSWGGVAESVALSLWASTERIYDWAMRIRRGDDSPGPQPVDSSENHMADFLLLVMHQACVSLKDYLPPEKQLRLANLVLPSIL encoded by the exons ATGGACTCCTCGTATTCCTCTCTGCTCGAGAGAACTCGGCATCCTCAGCCATCACTGCAAAGGTTCGCCGTAATCTCAATCTTCGAAAAGCTCCGATCAGTCCCGCCGACCCTGGGCTGCGACTCCGGCCCCGAACGAGACGTTATCTCCCAGTGCCTCCGCTCGACTTCACCAGCCGTCGTCGACCAGTCGGTTCGAGAGCTCTGCCGCCTCGTGAAGGACTCCAAATTCGATCTGTCCCGCGGCTTGTTGGAACTTCAGTCTGCACTCGAAGGTTGCGATTCACGCTTCGTAGATGTGTTCGTTAAAGGTATAGGGTTTCTCGTCAGGCATGGGTTTCAAAAAAATAGCTCGTCGTTTCGGTTTTACTCGTCGGAGACTCATCCTTTTGTTAAG GTTCTTTCTTGCCGAAGGGAGGTACAGCCTGAACTTGCGCAACAAGTGCTTCTGTTCATGGCGCAGAACAAGCAATTGGGAATAGTGAAAGTCTGCAACTTCTTGAGACCATTCCTGAACTTTTCAATTATTAGATTACCCTTTTCGGGTTCGTTGTCCACATTTATGAATGATTTGATATCATCAATGGCATCCATGTGCTGTTCGTTTCCTCTGGAAGCAATGCCAGTCCTTAAGTTTTTGGCAGGATCCCTAAAATATTTTCCTGGAAAGAACTCGGAT gagttttcaaatatttcttatTCAGTGGAGTGCATTTTAGGTGTCTATGTTGTGGTTTTGACACACTTGGTTGGAATGAGATCG CAGCTGGTTCACGAGGCTCAACTTTGTGGTGTTGAACTGGTAGAGACTGTTGTTTCACTATCTCCTGATTGTCACAAATGTTATGGTGGAGTTCAGCCTATTGTGGAAGTAATAAAGCGCGTAGTGCATGCCCAGAAAGAGCTTGGCCTGAGTTATATACCTGAACTGTCAACAGTAACGTTATCCTTGTTTACAACTTTGTTACAGTCTGAGCTTGAACATGAACAGCTATCTATCTTGAAGCTGCTTCACTTCCTTCTGAAatggaaaaatgaaaatg GACATGTGGCCGCAATTAATTTGAGAGAAGAGCTCTTATTCATATTTCCTGTCATCAACCTTGTCTCATCTCCTTCTAAGTCTATTAAACAAGAAGCATCTGATATCCTTTCCATGTTGGAATCGCCTTTAGTGAACTTGCTGGTTGCTTCCAAGAAGAAAATGCACATGCCAGGAAAATTTCCATCTATTAGCAGACCTGAAACTATTATTTTTAGGCTTCTACAGTATTTATGGACTCAG GATAAACCATGGCTGCCcagtttttattttctgaattttgcCTTTAATGATGGAAGCAATGCAAAAAATATGCTCAGTGTACCAAAAACCTGGATGTCCGTGCTGAGGGAACACGCGCTGTCTATTGTTGAGCGAAGGAAGTCCTCACTACCTATATCTCGGTCTCAAGAGACCTTTCTTGCTG aaATGCCTGTGTTACTAAGTGCAATTGCTAGCATCTTGGTCATGCATGGTACAATGGGAAGTTCAGCTGTAGATTTCTTGGCGGTTGTTGGCATTATGGATCCTAAGCTTGGTGTTCCATTGTTGCTAGCCATTTTATTCTACAACAATATATTTTCTGGTAAATACAAAGACATCAACTTTCATAACATGTTG ATAAAACTTATGGGCATTCTCCCATCACTTGCTTCTCATTCTGCGATGATACCGCTCATTATCCAGACTATTTTGCCCATGCTTCAAAAGGATGCAAAACC AGTTTTATATGCTACTGCTACGCGCTTGCTTTGCAAGACCTGGGATATCAATGATCGTGTGTTTGGGACTTTGCAG GGAGTATTGCACCCGCAAGGTTTCACTAAGTTCATGTCTGAAAGAAGTATCTGTGTAAGCATGGCTGCTTCTGTGCGGGATGTTTGCAGGAAAAATCCTGATAGGGGTGTGGATCTTATCCTTTCTGTTTCA GCTTGCATTGAGAGCCAAGACCCTGTAGTTCAAGCTCTTGGTTTTCAAAGTCTTTCCCATCTTTGTGAGGCTGATGCAATTG ATTTCTACACTGCTTGGGCTGTTATCTGCCAGCATGTGCTTAACTCCTCCAAAGACCCGCATGTTGCTTACAG CACATGTCTTCTTTTAAGATGGGGTGCAATGGATGCCAATGCATATCCTGAAGCTTCAAGAACTGTTCTGCAAATATTATGGGGTGTTGGCACCTCTGGACACCATGGTCAAGAATCTGTATGGGCAAAGGCCAGGGTCGCGGCTTTTGATGCATTAACTCATTATGAG GTGCTAGAAATTCAGAAAAGCATTCCAGATTTTAAGAAAAAGAACATGGAGCTGTTTACATCCGAGACTGACCCTGAAGTACTAAGGGCTATGGAAGCTTTTGAAGTCAAGATTATGACATATGAGCACAC CACAAGGCGAAGATTTGTGAAGGAGAAAAGAGTTGCTGGAAGCAAAATTGAGAAGTTGTTGGAAGTTTTCCCCCGGGCTATTTTTGCTTCAG GAAATGTTGATGGAGCTAGAAAGTTACCTGGTGCAGCTCTATTTTGCCTTTCTTTGGCTCCTAAGGAAGTGATAAAGGGATATCAAAA TGTTCAGGGATTACAGGAAGTGCATGCTAAATATGAGAATGCACTTGTGGAGATATCCATGTCTTTGCACCTCTCAAGAAATATTCTGATTGCACTTCTTTCACTCCAATCTTGGAAACCCTTCATGCAACGTTGGTTAAGAGCTTGTGCCATCTTCCTTGATGGTAAAGCGCCGTCAACTGTGGCGGACAAAACTTCTAAAGCTGCTAATGGTATTCTAAAG ATTATTAGAAGGCTAGCAGAGGAATCAATTCCTAGATCTGCAGAAAACATTGCATTAGCCATTGGTGCACTTTGTGAG GTCTTGCCTCCGTCTGCCCATGCTGTTAAGTCAACTGCTTCAAAGTTCCTGCATGAGTGGCTGTTCCAGTTTGAACATGAACATCGCCAGTGGTCAGCTGCTATTTCCCTGGGATTAGTCTCAAGTTGTCTGCATGTGACTGATCACAGGCAAAAATTCCATAACATCAAAGCACTTATTGAG GTTGCATCTTGTAGCAAAAGCACCCTTGTAAAAGGAGCTTGTGGAGTTGGACTGGGGTTTTTTTGTCAAGATCTTCTTATGAAAGTAGAAGTTTCTGATGACTCCGAGTTGGAAAAAGAAAGCTACAAGATGCAGGAAGTAGATTATCTGGGAAAAATTGTTAGGGCCTTATGTCAGATGATATGTCAATTTAGTCCTTTATCTGATCTTCTAGAAAGTCTTTCTACAAATTTCCCTCTGGCTTCAGATGACACTGATTCGTATATAGCTTATGAGTCACTGGATAAGAACTATGATGATATGGAGGAAGATATATGGGGTGTTGCAGGACTTGTTCTGGGTCTGGTGAGTACTGTTGGCGCGTTATACCGAGCTGGAGCTTATGAAGTTGTGCGTAAGATTAAAGCCTTTATCATATCACAGATTCCATATTCAAATCCTTTACCTGATAACTGTTTCAGCAGTGGAAGTTTGGATGTAATGCTGTCTGTGGGGTCTTGTCTTGCTCTTCCTTATTTAGTTGCATTCTGCCAGAGAGTAGAACTGATGCATGATAATGAACTAAACCATCTGATGAGTATTTTCAGGGAGCTCATTTCTGAACTAGTGTCAGTTAAGAAATCAGGCATTTTCCATCAGAGCTTGTTGATGGCATCTAGTGTTGGAGCAGGAAACACACTTGCCTGCATTCTGAATGAAGGTGTGCATCCTTTGGAAGCTGAACTAGTAAAAGATTTGCTGGCCCTATTTCAGAAAGCTTACACCAATCCTCATCCTCCTCTTATCCATTTTGGTGGGATGCTTGGAGTTGTTAATGCATTGGGAGCAGGTGCTGGGACTTATGTTCATAATTACCCTAAAACAACTTTGCACACCACATACAACCAGAGG GAATCTCTCTTAATCATTGGTCCTTTACTTTCAAGTCCTGTTTTGGAGCCTCAGTTGACATCGTTGATACAAGCGATGTTTCTTGTTACTCAAAACACAGATGATCACCAACTCCAAGAATATGCAGCATGGGCATTTTCATTTCTTCGATATAGTTTATGGTCCAGAGAATTTCAAAATGTTGAGAGTCATTCTACCAGTGATGCTGCAGATCAGAAACTGGCGGCTAAAAAATATCCGGAGGATGGCGTAGTCATGGAGCTCTCTTTGTGGCTAATGCATTTGAACTATCCGGGG ACAGGTACCTTTTCACTTATCTATACAGTTGCAGCTGTTTTGCGGAGCCTATCACAAGCTCCAAGATTACCAGCATTGGAATGGGGAGCAATCATTAGACGATGCATGAAATATGAGGGTCAGACTGCTGAGGGTGAATTGACTCCTAAAAGAGGAATTCTCAGGGAAGAGTGCCTGCATTTTTCTTTAGCCCATGCAATCCAATTTAATCAACTCTTAAGCTTCCTTGATGAACTATCTGATCTGTCCAGGTTCAGGACACTAGAGCTGAATCTTCAATCATGGATTTTCTCTCATCTGGCAGACCTGATAAAAATATTCTCTGGTTCAAGGCTTGATAAACTTTTTGATGATGTGGCTAAGTTTTTATCTTCTTTACTTTTGGAGAACATTTGTCATGTGGAGCAGAAAAGCTTATTGCGGGTCTCATGCTGGAAGGGCCTTTCTTTTTGTATGGATGAAACTTCTCCAGACACTCAAGAGTATGTATCAAAGATGGAAAATTGCCTAGAGGTCCTCTTTTCTTCCTTGCCTCTATTGCAGTCAGCTGCTCTTCTAGGGATGGAGCAGATGCATTCAGTGGAGTGGTGTGAGGCTATTAGATGCCTTGCAAAGGCTCGGCAGGGTTGGTTATATGAATTTCTCCAG GTTTCAGAAGGAAATTTACTGGATGGAGATGGTGACTTATCTGAGATAGTGAAAAAGATTCAAGCAAGGGCCAGGCTAGTTCAGATTGGTTCCTTCTCATTGAGTGAGCTAGGAAAACTCAAAGCTTATATATTGAACACCGGAACAGATG TTGTTTGGAATGTTTTGGTGGAAGTTGTAAATGCTCTGCAGCATGTTGAAGGAAGTATCAAAAGGCAGTGGCTTGTGGATGCGGTGGAGATTAGCTGTGTAACAAATTACCCTTCCACT GCTCTGCGGTTTCTAGGTCTGCTCTGTGGTAGCTGGTCAAAGTATATGCCTCTCCTGATTGTGGACCAACACACAGTGCTGGGAGACCTACCGGTTACCCTTTCATCTCTTCTATCAGATAGCAGCTGGGGAGGTGTTGCCGAATCTGTGGCTTTGTCTTTGTGGGCGTCAACAGAAAGAATTTATGATTGGGCTATGCGCATTAGACGAGGTGATGATTCGCCCGGCCCACAGCCGGTTGACAGCAGTGAGAATCATATGGCTGATTTCCTGCTGCTGGTGATGCATCAGGCTTGTGTTTCTTTGAAAGATTATTTGCCTCCTGAGAAGCAGCTCAGACTTGCCAATTTGGTCCTCCCCTCAATTCTATAA
- the LOC127803849 gene encoding protein RST1 isoform X1, producing MDSSYSSLLERTRHPQPSLQRFAVISIFEKLRSVPPTLGCDSGPERDVISQCLRSTSPAVVDQSVRELCRLVKDSKFDLSRGLLELQSALEGCDSRFVDVFVKGIGFLVRHGFQKNSSSFRFYSSETHPFVKVLSCRREVQPELAQQVLLFMAQNKQLGIVKVCNFLRPFLNFSIIRLPFSGSLSTFMNDLISSMASMCCSFPLEAMPVLKFLAGSLKYFPGKNSDEFSNISYSVECILGVYVVVLTHLVGMRSQLVHEAQLCGVELVETVVSLSPDCHKCYGGVQPIVEVIKRVVHAQKELGLSYIPELSTVTLSLFTTLLQSELEHEQLSILKLLHFLLKWKNENGIGHVAAINLREELLFIFPVINLVSSPSKSIKQEASDILSMLESPLVNLLVASKKKMHMPGKFPSISRPETIIFRLLQYLWTQDKPWLPSFYFLNFAFNDGSNAKNMLSVPKTWMSVLREHALSIVERRKSSLPISRSQETFLAEMPVLLSAIASILVMHGTMGSSAVDFLAVVGIMDPKLGVPLLLAILFYNNIFSGKYKDINFHNMLIKLMGILPSLASHSAMIPLIIQTILPMLQKDAKPVLYATATRLLCKTWDINDRVFGTLQGVLHPQGFTKFMSERSICVSMAASVRDVCRKNPDRGVDLILSVSACIESQDPVVQALGFQSLSHLCEADAIDFYTAWAVICQHVLNSSKDPHVAYSTCLLLRWGAMDANAYPEASRTVLQILWGVGTSGHHGQESVWAKARVAAFDALTHYEVLEIQKSIPDFKKKNMELFTSETDPEVLRAMEAFEVKIMTYEHTTRRRFVKEKRVAGSKIEKLLEVFPRAIFASGNVDGARKLPGAALFCLSLAPKEVIKGYQNVQGLQEVHAKYENALVEISMSLHLSRNILIALLSLQSWKPFMQRWLRACAIFLDGKAPSTVADKTSKAANGILKIIRRLAEESIPRSAENIALAIGALCEVLPPSAHAVKSTASKFLHEWLFQFEHEHRQWSAAISLGLVSSCLHVTDHRQKFHNIKALIEVASCSKSTLVKGACGVGLGFFCQDLLMKVEVSDDSELEKESYKMQEVDYLGKIVRALCQMICQFSPLSDLLESLSTNFPLASDDTDSYIAYESLDKNYDDMEEDIWGVAGLVLGLVSTVGALYRAGAYEVVRKIKAFIISQIPYSNPLPDNCFSSGSLDVMLSVGSCLALPYLVAFCQRVELMHDNELNHLMSIFRELISELVSVKKSGIFHQSLLMASSVGAGNTLACILNEGVHPLEAELVKDLLALFQKAYTNPHPPLIHFGGMLGVVNALGAGAGTYVHNYPKTTLHTTYNQRESLLIIGPLLSSPVLEPQLTSLIQAMFLVTQNTDDHQLQEYAAWAFSFLRYSLWSREFQNVESHSTSDAADQKLAAKKYPEDGVVMELSLWLMHLNYPGTGTFSLIYTVAAVLRSLSQAPRLPALEWGAIIRRCMKYEGQTAEGELTPKRGILREECLHFSLAHAIQFNQLLSFLDELSDLSRFRTLELNLQSWIFSHLADLIKIFSGSRLDKLFDDVAKFLSSLLLENICHVEQKSLLRVSCWKGLSFCMDETSPDTQEYVSKMENCLEVLFSSLPLLQSAALLGMEQMHSVEWCEAIRCLAKARQGWLYEFLQVSEGNLLDGDGDLSEIVKKIQARARLVQIGSFSLSELGKLKAYILNTGTDVVWNVLVEVVNALQHVEGSIKRQWLVDAVEISCVTNYPSTALRFLGLLCGSWSKYMPLLIVDQHTVLGDLPVTLSSLLSDSSWGGVAESVALSLWASTERIYDWAMRIRRGDDSPGPQPVDSSENHMADFLLLVMHQACVSLKDYLPPEKQLRLANLVLPSIL from the exons ATGGACTCCTCGTATTCCTCTCTGCTCGAGAGAACTCGGCATCCTCAGCCATCACTGCAAAGGTTCGCCGTAATCTCAATCTTCGAAAAGCTCCGATCAGTCCCGCCGACCCTGGGCTGCGACTCCGGCCCCGAACGAGACGTTATCTCCCAGTGCCTCCGCTCGACTTCACCAGCCGTCGTCGACCAGTCGGTTCGAGAGCTCTGCCGCCTCGTGAAGGACTCCAAATTCGATCTGTCCCGCGGCTTGTTGGAACTTCAGTCTGCACTCGAAGGTTGCGATTCACGCTTCGTAGATGTGTTCGTTAAAGGTATAGGGTTTCTCGTCAGGCATGGGTTTCAAAAAAATAGCTCGTCGTTTCGGTTTTACTCGTCGGAGACTCATCCTTTTGTTAAG GTTCTTTCTTGCCGAAGGGAGGTACAGCCTGAACTTGCGCAACAAGTGCTTCTGTTCATGGCGCAGAACAAGCAATTGGGAATAGTGAAAGTCTGCAACTTCTTGAGACCATTCCTGAACTTTTCAATTATTAGATTACCCTTTTCGGGTTCGTTGTCCACATTTATGAATGATTTGATATCATCAATGGCATCCATGTGCTGTTCGTTTCCTCTGGAAGCAATGCCAGTCCTTAAGTTTTTGGCAGGATCCCTAAAATATTTTCCTGGAAAGAACTCGGAT gagttttcaaatatttcttatTCAGTGGAGTGCATTTTAGGTGTCTATGTTGTGGTTTTGACACACTTGGTTGGAATGAGATCG CAGCTGGTTCACGAGGCTCAACTTTGTGGTGTTGAACTGGTAGAGACTGTTGTTTCACTATCTCCTGATTGTCACAAATGTTATGGTGGAGTTCAGCCTATTGTGGAAGTAATAAAGCGCGTAGTGCATGCCCAGAAAGAGCTTGGCCTGAGTTATATACCTGAACTGTCAACAGTAACGTTATCCTTGTTTACAACTTTGTTACAGTCTGAGCTTGAACATGAACAGCTATCTATCTTGAAGCTGCTTCACTTCCTTCTGAAatggaaaaatgaaaatggTATTG GACATGTGGCCGCAATTAATTTGAGAGAAGAGCTCTTATTCATATTTCCTGTCATCAACCTTGTCTCATCTCCTTCTAAGTCTATTAAACAAGAAGCATCTGATATCCTTTCCATGTTGGAATCGCCTTTAGTGAACTTGCTGGTTGCTTCCAAGAAGAAAATGCACATGCCAGGAAAATTTCCATCTATTAGCAGACCTGAAACTATTATTTTTAGGCTTCTACAGTATTTATGGACTCAG GATAAACCATGGCTGCCcagtttttattttctgaattttgcCTTTAATGATGGAAGCAATGCAAAAAATATGCTCAGTGTACCAAAAACCTGGATGTCCGTGCTGAGGGAACACGCGCTGTCTATTGTTGAGCGAAGGAAGTCCTCACTACCTATATCTCGGTCTCAAGAGACCTTTCTTGCTG aaATGCCTGTGTTACTAAGTGCAATTGCTAGCATCTTGGTCATGCATGGTACAATGGGAAGTTCAGCTGTAGATTTCTTGGCGGTTGTTGGCATTATGGATCCTAAGCTTGGTGTTCCATTGTTGCTAGCCATTTTATTCTACAACAATATATTTTCTGGTAAATACAAAGACATCAACTTTCATAACATGTTG ATAAAACTTATGGGCATTCTCCCATCACTTGCTTCTCATTCTGCGATGATACCGCTCATTATCCAGACTATTTTGCCCATGCTTCAAAAGGATGCAAAACC AGTTTTATATGCTACTGCTACGCGCTTGCTTTGCAAGACCTGGGATATCAATGATCGTGTGTTTGGGACTTTGCAG GGAGTATTGCACCCGCAAGGTTTCACTAAGTTCATGTCTGAAAGAAGTATCTGTGTAAGCATGGCTGCTTCTGTGCGGGATGTTTGCAGGAAAAATCCTGATAGGGGTGTGGATCTTATCCTTTCTGTTTCA GCTTGCATTGAGAGCCAAGACCCTGTAGTTCAAGCTCTTGGTTTTCAAAGTCTTTCCCATCTTTGTGAGGCTGATGCAATTG ATTTCTACACTGCTTGGGCTGTTATCTGCCAGCATGTGCTTAACTCCTCCAAAGACCCGCATGTTGCTTACAG CACATGTCTTCTTTTAAGATGGGGTGCAATGGATGCCAATGCATATCCTGAAGCTTCAAGAACTGTTCTGCAAATATTATGGGGTGTTGGCACCTCTGGACACCATGGTCAAGAATCTGTATGGGCAAAGGCCAGGGTCGCGGCTTTTGATGCATTAACTCATTATGAG GTGCTAGAAATTCAGAAAAGCATTCCAGATTTTAAGAAAAAGAACATGGAGCTGTTTACATCCGAGACTGACCCTGAAGTACTAAGGGCTATGGAAGCTTTTGAAGTCAAGATTATGACATATGAGCACAC CACAAGGCGAAGATTTGTGAAGGAGAAAAGAGTTGCTGGAAGCAAAATTGAGAAGTTGTTGGAAGTTTTCCCCCGGGCTATTTTTGCTTCAG GAAATGTTGATGGAGCTAGAAAGTTACCTGGTGCAGCTCTATTTTGCCTTTCTTTGGCTCCTAAGGAAGTGATAAAGGGATATCAAAA TGTTCAGGGATTACAGGAAGTGCATGCTAAATATGAGAATGCACTTGTGGAGATATCCATGTCTTTGCACCTCTCAAGAAATATTCTGATTGCACTTCTTTCACTCCAATCTTGGAAACCCTTCATGCAACGTTGGTTAAGAGCTTGTGCCATCTTCCTTGATGGTAAAGCGCCGTCAACTGTGGCGGACAAAACTTCTAAAGCTGCTAATGGTATTCTAAAG ATTATTAGAAGGCTAGCAGAGGAATCAATTCCTAGATCTGCAGAAAACATTGCATTAGCCATTGGTGCACTTTGTGAG GTCTTGCCTCCGTCTGCCCATGCTGTTAAGTCAACTGCTTCAAAGTTCCTGCATGAGTGGCTGTTCCAGTTTGAACATGAACATCGCCAGTGGTCAGCTGCTATTTCCCTGGGATTAGTCTCAAGTTGTCTGCATGTGACTGATCACAGGCAAAAATTCCATAACATCAAAGCACTTATTGAG GTTGCATCTTGTAGCAAAAGCACCCTTGTAAAAGGAGCTTGTGGAGTTGGACTGGGGTTTTTTTGTCAAGATCTTCTTATGAAAGTAGAAGTTTCTGATGACTCCGAGTTGGAAAAAGAAAGCTACAAGATGCAGGAAGTAGATTATCTGGGAAAAATTGTTAGGGCCTTATGTCAGATGATATGTCAATTTAGTCCTTTATCTGATCTTCTAGAAAGTCTTTCTACAAATTTCCCTCTGGCTTCAGATGACACTGATTCGTATATAGCTTATGAGTCACTGGATAAGAACTATGATGATATGGAGGAAGATATATGGGGTGTTGCAGGACTTGTTCTGGGTCTGGTGAGTACTGTTGGCGCGTTATACCGAGCTGGAGCTTATGAAGTTGTGCGTAAGATTAAAGCCTTTATCATATCACAGATTCCATATTCAAATCCTTTACCTGATAACTGTTTCAGCAGTGGAAGTTTGGATGTAATGCTGTCTGTGGGGTCTTGTCTTGCTCTTCCTTATTTAGTTGCATTCTGCCAGAGAGTAGAACTGATGCATGATAATGAACTAAACCATCTGATGAGTATTTTCAGGGAGCTCATTTCTGAACTAGTGTCAGTTAAGAAATCAGGCATTTTCCATCAGAGCTTGTTGATGGCATCTAGTGTTGGAGCAGGAAACACACTTGCCTGCATTCTGAATGAAGGTGTGCATCCTTTGGAAGCTGAACTAGTAAAAGATTTGCTGGCCCTATTTCAGAAAGCTTACACCAATCCTCATCCTCCTCTTATCCATTTTGGTGGGATGCTTGGAGTTGTTAATGCATTGGGAGCAGGTGCTGGGACTTATGTTCATAATTACCCTAAAACAACTTTGCACACCACATACAACCAGAGG GAATCTCTCTTAATCATTGGTCCTTTACTTTCAAGTCCTGTTTTGGAGCCTCAGTTGACATCGTTGATACAAGCGATGTTTCTTGTTACTCAAAACACAGATGATCACCAACTCCAAGAATATGCAGCATGGGCATTTTCATTTCTTCGATATAGTTTATGGTCCAGAGAATTTCAAAATGTTGAGAGTCATTCTACCAGTGATGCTGCAGATCAGAAACTGGCGGCTAAAAAATATCCGGAGGATGGCGTAGTCATGGAGCTCTCTTTGTGGCTAATGCATTTGAACTATCCGGGG ACAGGTACCTTTTCACTTATCTATACAGTTGCAGCTGTTTTGCGGAGCCTATCACAAGCTCCAAGATTACCAGCATTGGAATGGGGAGCAATCATTAGACGATGCATGAAATATGAGGGTCAGACTGCTGAGGGTGAATTGACTCCTAAAAGAGGAATTCTCAGGGAAGAGTGCCTGCATTTTTCTTTAGCCCATGCAATCCAATTTAATCAACTCTTAAGCTTCCTTGATGAACTATCTGATCTGTCCAGGTTCAGGACACTAGAGCTGAATCTTCAATCATGGATTTTCTCTCATCTGGCAGACCTGATAAAAATATTCTCTGGTTCAAGGCTTGATAAACTTTTTGATGATGTGGCTAAGTTTTTATCTTCTTTACTTTTGGAGAACATTTGTCATGTGGAGCAGAAAAGCTTATTGCGGGTCTCATGCTGGAAGGGCCTTTCTTTTTGTATGGATGAAACTTCTCCAGACACTCAAGAGTATGTATCAAAGATGGAAAATTGCCTAGAGGTCCTCTTTTCTTCCTTGCCTCTATTGCAGTCAGCTGCTCTTCTAGGGATGGAGCAGATGCATTCAGTGGAGTGGTGTGAGGCTATTAGATGCCTTGCAAAGGCTCGGCAGGGTTGGTTATATGAATTTCTCCAG GTTTCAGAAGGAAATTTACTGGATGGAGATGGTGACTTATCTGAGATAGTGAAAAAGATTCAAGCAAGGGCCAGGCTAGTTCAGATTGGTTCCTTCTCATTGAGTGAGCTAGGAAAACTCAAAGCTTATATATTGAACACCGGAACAGATG TTGTTTGGAATGTTTTGGTGGAAGTTGTAAATGCTCTGCAGCATGTTGAAGGAAGTATCAAAAGGCAGTGGCTTGTGGATGCGGTGGAGATTAGCTGTGTAACAAATTACCCTTCCACT GCTCTGCGGTTTCTAGGTCTGCTCTGTGGTAGCTGGTCAAAGTATATGCCTCTCCTGATTGTGGACCAACACACAGTGCTGGGAGACCTACCGGTTACCCTTTCATCTCTTCTATCAGATAGCAGCTGGGGAGGTGTTGCCGAATCTGTGGCTTTGTCTTTGTGGGCGTCAACAGAAAGAATTTATGATTGGGCTATGCGCATTAGACGAGGTGATGATTCGCCCGGCCCACAGCCGGTTGACAGCAGTGAGAATCATATGGCTGATTTCCTGCTGCTGGTGATGCATCAGGCTTGTGTTTCTTTGAAAGATTATTTGCCTCCTGAGAAGCAGCTCAGACTTGCCAATTTGGTCCTCCCCTCAATTCTATAA